The DNA region CTTCCCAGCACGCGGCCATGACCGCGCCCAGGTGCTTGTGCGCGAGCTTGGAGCCGGCGACCAGGGCGGCGACCTTCTGCTCCTCGATCACCTTCCAGTCGATGTACTGCTCGATGTCGGGGTGGTCCATGTCCACCACCACCATCTTGGCGGCGCGGCGGGTGGTGCCGCCCGACTTGATCGCGCCCGCGGCCCGGTCGCCGATCCGCAGGAAGCTCATCAGGCCCGACGAGCGGCCGCCGCCGGCGAGCTTCTCGCCGTCGCCGCGCACCCGGGAGAAGTTGGACCCGGTGCCCGAGCCGTACTTGAACAGGCGCGCCTCACGGACCCACAGGTCCATGATGCCGCCCTCGTTCACCAGATCGTCGGCGACGGACTGGATGAAGCAGGCGTGCGGCTGCGGGTGCTCGTAGGCGCTGTCCGACTTGGTCAGCTGTCCGGTCTTGTAGTCGACATAGTAGTGGCCCTGGCCGGGGCCATCGATCCCGTAGGCCCAGTGCAGGCCCGTGTTGAACCATTGCGGGCTGTTCGGCGCCGCCATCTGGCGGCACAGCATGTAGCGGTGCTCGTCGAAGAAGGCGCGGGCGTCGGCCTCGCTGTCGAAATAGCCGCCCTTCCAGCCCCAATAGGTCCAGGTGCCCGCCAAACGGTCGAAGACCTGCTTGGCCGAGACCTCGCCCCCGTGGCGCTGCTCCTTGGGCAGCGTCTCCAGGGCCTTTTCGTCCGCGACCGACCGCCACAGCCAGGACGGGACGTCGTTCTCCTCGACCTTCTTCAGGACGGCGGGGACCCCGGCCTTGCGGAAATACTTCTGCGCCAGGACGTCCGAGGCGACCTGGCTCCAATCCGCCGGAATCTCGATGTCGGCCAACTGGAAGACGACCGACCCGTCCGGATTGCGGATCTCGCTCGACGTCTTCCGGAATGCGATGCCTTCGTACGCGTCGCGCCCTTCGACCGTGAATTTCCGCTCGATCCGCATTCTCATACGCTCCCGTTTTCGGCTCGCGGGCAAGGGCGCCTCATCACGGCGCCGGCCCCCATATCTCGTGCTTGAAACAAGCTGTCACACAAGAAGTTGCGTCAGTCCACCGAACATTGGAGTTGACAGGCGGGGTGGCAACGCTCCACGGGCACCCTTGTGGCGGTACAACGGACGCGTGTGCGCCAGGAGAACCGAGGGGTTCCGCGGGTCCTGCCGGCGAGGAGGGGTCCTGGGGGTTAATCCATCCGTGGCATGTCGTCGGGGCGTCGGCGCCTGCCCCCGTATGCGCGTGCATTTTCGGACGGTGCGGATTCGCCGGGCCGGAGACCGCCCGGGCGCCGTCGTGGTCCCATCGGTTTTCGACGGACCGGCACGGGTTCCCCTCCCATTTGTCATTCGGAACATATATAAGCTGGCGTGCGCCGGCCCCGGACGCCTGTCGCGCGTGCCGGCCTGTGGGCGTGCGCGCTGGACGGGCGTGACGGCTGGTGCCATAGTCCCGCGCGATTCGAAGATCACGAAACGAGCCATGGCAAACATCGCCGATCTGATGGACTGGCTGAACGCCACCTATATCCGCGTGTTCACGTGGCGGCGCGGCGTGAAGGTCGGAACCGATCCCTTCGGGAACGTCTACTACCGAGAGCGCAAGCCCCGCAAAGGCATGCGCGCGCGCCGCTGGGTCGTCTACAACGGCGAGATCGAGGCCAGCCGGGTGCCGCCGGAATGGCACGGTTGGCTGCACTATACCCGGGACGAGCCGCTGCCGCAGAACAGCCCGTTCCACAAGCCGTGGGTGAAGGAGCATCTTCCGAACCCGACCGGCTCCATGAACGCCTACCGCCCGCCGGGGCACGTGCTGAAGGGCGGGCAGCGCGCCCGCGCGACCGGCGACTACGAAGCCTGGACGCCGGAGTGACCGGCCCGGCGCCGCAGGTGCGGGACGCGGGGGCCCGGCGGGCCGCCCGCGCGGAGCCCGCCTGTCAGGCAAGGATTCGGCTGGGATGAGCAGAAACGTTATTGAAACCGTGATGGGGGCGGTGGTCCTGGTGGTCGCCGCCTTGTTCCTGTTGTTCGCCTATCGCACCGCGGACATCCGTGCGGTGCAGGGGTACGAGCTGCAGGCGCAATTCGGCTCGACCGGCGGCCTGCAGGCCGGTGCCGACGTCCGGATCAGTGGAGTGAAGGTCGGCAGCGTCACCGGCCAGTCGCTCGATCCCCAGTCCTATCTGGCCGTCGTCCGGATGAACATCGATCCCAACATCAAGCTGCCGGTGGACACGGTCGCCTCGATCCGCAGCGAGAGCCTGCTGGGCGGGCGGTTCCTGGCGCTCCAGCCCGGCGGCGACCCCGACATGCTGCCGCCGGGCGGGCGTATCCAGTACACCGAAGCCCCCATGGATCTGGAGGATCTGCTCGGCCGTTTCATCTTCTCGGCCGGACAGCCGGGCGGCCAGGGCCAAGGGCAGGGACAGCCGACCCCGCCCGCGCGGCCCGACACCGAGACGAACTAGGCCCGTCGCCGGGACGGCGCGACAAGCGTCCGCGCGGACCCCGGCGAGCGCCGCGGGTGGGGCGAACGCCGCAAAACGGATGCCGGGAACGGGCATGAACACCAAGGCCGCATACCTCGTGTTCGCTTCGGCCGTCGCAGCGGCCTGCTGGGCGGGTGTTCCGGCGGCCCAGCAGCGCGTGCTGGAGCCACGCCCGGTCGCCGTGTTGCAGGGGCTGGACAAGGGCACCGCGCGCACTTCGACCTTCGAGGTCAAGGTGGGCACCGCCACCCGGTTCGGATCGCTGACGGTGCGGGTCGAAGCCTGCCGCCAAGCCCCGCCGATCGAGCCGCCCGAGACCGCGGCCTTTCTGGAAATCTGGGAGAACCAGCCGAGCGAGCCGCCGCGCCGCGTCTTCTCGGGGTGGATGTTCGCATCCAGCCCGGCGCTCTCGGCTCTGGAGCATCCGGTCTATGATGTCTGGGTCAAGGACTGCAGGAACGAGTCCACGACCTCCATCCCCGCATCCGACGGAAACACCGCCCGTACCTGAAGGGCGCTGGCGAGCCGGGCCTTGTAATCCCTGCGGGGGGTCTCGATGGCGCCGAACTGCCGCAGATGCTCGGTGACGAACTGCGTATCGAGCAGGGTGTAGCCACCGGCCACCAGCCGCGCCACCAGATGGACCAGCGCCACCTTGCTGGCGTCGGTTGCCCGGCTGAACATGCTTTCCCCGAAAAAGGCGCCGCCCAGCGCGACGCCGTAGAGCCCGCCCACCAGTTCGCCGGCCTGCCAGCATTCCACGCTGTGGGCCTGGCCCATTGCGAAGAGGCCTTCGTACAGCTCGACGATCCGGTTGTTGATCCAGGTTTCCGGACGGTCGGGTGCCGGCGCGCCACACGCTTCGACCACCGCGCGGAAAGCGGTGTCGCAGCGGACCTCGAACACCTGCCGGCGCACCGTCCGGCGCAGGCGCCGCGGGACATGGAAACCGTCGAGGGGCAGGATGCCGCGCAGGTGCGGATCGAACCAATGCAGTTCGTCCGAAGCCGCACTCTCCGCCATCGGGAAGATACCGTGGGCGTAGGCGTTCAGCAGGATCGCCGGCGTGATGTCCATACCCTGACCCCTGGATGCACGGACCACTCTGCCCGAACCGGCGGCCCGATCAAGGTCCGACATGCGGGGCAATCCGCGCCGCTTCAGCCGTCCGTCACGATGTGCGGCGCGCGCTCGAAGGCCTCGATCAGCTCCGCCAGGGTACCGGCGCGTCTGACCTTGCGGCGCCCGACCACCAGTGCGTATTCCACCGCACGGTTGCCGGATCCGGGATACTTGGCCACGGCGAACAACGGCTTGTCGAAGCTGTGCCGGAACACCGAAAAGAGCGCCGCGCCCGGCGTATGGTCGATGGCGTAGTCGCGCCATTCGCCGCGGGCGACGCGGGTGCTGTACAGCTGGAGAAGGTGGGTGAGTTCGCTGCGGTTGAAGTAGACCCGGCGCCCGTTCGGCCGCCGGAAATCTGCGAGGTGGATGATCTGGGTCATCTCGGTTTGATGCCGGTGGTCCGGTGGAAGGTCCGGACACCGGCCAGTGTTCCGCACTTGCCGGTTCCCGTCCAGAAAAGGTGCCGGGGCGCGACAGGACGCGCGGCGTCTCAAGGGTTGCAGTGCTTGACCCTTTCGGGGGGGCTCTCTAAGGTCCGGCGGCCCGGTCCAGCCGGGTTTTTGGCATTGGACTCTGGTATGACCGCCGACTTTATCCGCGAGATCGAAGAGGACATCCGGCGCGACCGCTACAAGCGACTGTGGGATCGGTTCGGCGTTTACATCGTCGCCGTCGTCCTCGTCCTTGTCGCCGCGGTCGCCGGCGTGTCCGCCTGGCGCACCTGGCAGGCCTCGCAGGCGGCGGAACGGACCGCCCAGCTTGCCGTGCTGTTCGAGCGGGCCGAGCGACGGGAGGACGGCATCGCCGACGCGCTGCGGGCATTCGCGCAGGATGCGGAGGGCGGTGCCGCCACGCTCGCACGGCTGGAAGAGGCTGCGGTCCGCGCCCGGGCCGGCGATGTCCAGGCCGCGGTCGCCATCTGGGACGGGATCGCCGCCAACCCATCGCTGTCCTCCGCCTACCGGGATCTGGCGACCCTGCTGGCCGCCATGCACCAGCTCTACAGCGCCGAGCCGGCGTTGCTGGCCGCCCGTCTCGGGCCGATGGATTCGGACATCCATCCCTACCGCTTCTCCGCACGCGAGCTGCTGGCCGTTCTCGCCCTGCGCCAGGGCGACACCGCGAAGGCGAAGCGGATTCTGGACGCGCTGGCCGCCGATCCCCAGGCACCCGAGGGCGTGCGCAGCCGCGCCGCCGAACTGTCCACGCTGCACGGCAACCCGCAATGAGCCATCGGACCGCGCGGGCCGAAGAGCCCCGGCAACGCCCCGTCGGCGCGCGCCTGTGCGCCACCCTCGCCTTGGCCACGGCCCTGTCCGGGTGCGGGATCACCGACTGGTTCGGTGCGTCCGAGCCGCCCCCGTTGCCCGGCACGCGCATCGCGGTGCTGACCAACCAGACCGAGATCAATCCCGACCCCGAGATTTCGTCCCAACCGGTTTCGGTCCCCGCACCGGAAGCGAACGCCGATTGGCCGCTGGTGGGTGGAACGCCCAGCCATGTCGTCGGCAATCCCGCCCTGCCGGGCACCCTGCGCGAGGTGTGGCGGGTCGGGATCGGCTCCGGCTCCTCCTCCTCCCGCCTGCTGACCGCGCAGCCCGTGGTCGCCGGGGGGCGGGTTTATGCCATGGATGCCGCCTACGAGGTGTCCGCCTACGAGGCGCAGACCGGCCGGCGGCTTTGGGCCGTGGCGGTCCGTCCGGAGCGGGATGCGGGTGATCCGCGCGGGGGCGGGGTCGGCTTCGGCGACGGGCGTCTTTACGCCACCACCGGCTTCGGCGAGGCGCTGGCGCTCGATCCGGCCAACGGCACCATCCTTTGGCGGCAAAAGCTTCCCGCGCCCGCGCGGTCGGCCCCGACGGTGGTCGGCGGGCGGCTGTTCGTCGTCACCTCCGACAATCAGCTCGTCGCCATGAATGCCGCCGACGGCAACCGGCTGTGGGTCTACACCGGCATCGCCGAGATGGCCGGTGTGGCGGGCGGAGCCGCGCCGGCGGTGGACGGCAGCGTTGTGGTCGCCCCGTTCTCGTCGGGCGAGGTCGTGGCCCTGCGCGCGGAGAACGGACGGCTGGTGTGGGGCGACAGTTTGGCGGCCATTCGCCGGACGGGCGCCATCTCGCAGCTCGCCGACATCGTGGGAAGCCCGGTCGTGGGCCGTGGGCTGGCGTTCGCCGTGAGCCACAGCGGACGCATGGTCGCCATCGACGTTCGGTCCGGCGGCCGGGCGTGGGAGCACGATATCGGCGGTCGCGACATGCCGTGGGTGGCCGGCGACATGCTGTATGTCATGTCGCTGAACGCCGAGCTTGTCGCCATCACCCGCCAGTCGGGGCGGGTGCGCTGGGTCCGTCAGTTCGACCGGCTGGAGCGGCCCGACCGCCGCGACCTCACGATCCAATGGGCCGGGCCGGTCATGGCGGGCGGCCGGCTGTGGTTGGCGAATACGCGGCGCGAGTTGCTGGCGGTGGACCCCGCGGCCGGCGAAACCGTTCAGACATTGTCGCTGCCGGATGCGGTCCGCATTCCTCCCGTGGTCGCGGGGGGCACCATGTACGTGCTGACCGACGGCGGCCAGCTTATCGCGTACCGGTGATATGACCTTCCGCGCTGCCATCCTGGGCCGACCGAACGTCGGCAAGTCCACCCTTTTCAACCGTCTGGCCGGCAAGCGCTTGGCGCTGGTCGACGACACGCCCGGCGTGACCCGCGACTGGCGCGAGGCGCCCGCCCATCTGGGCGGCCTGTCCTTCACCGTGGTTGACACCGCGGGCCTGGAGGAGGCGTTCGACGAGAGCCTGGAGGCGCGGATGCGCCGCCAGACCGAGCGCGCCCTGGCCCGTGCGGACGTGGTTCTGCTGATCGTGGATGCCCGCGCCGGCATCACGCCCATGGACCGGCACTTCGCCAACTGGCTGCGCAAGGGCCGCGTCCCGGTCGTTCTGGTCGCAAACAAGGCCGAGGGGCGGGCGGGACAGGCCGGCATGCTGGAGGCGTTCGAGCTGGGACTGGGCGCGCCCATCCCCATCTCCGCCGAGCACGGCGAGGGGATGGCCGATCTGGTGGAGGCCCTGCTGCCCTTCGTGCCGAAGGAGGCGAGCGAGGCGGACGGGGCCGGAACCGATGGGGCGTCCGCGTCGGGTGCGCCCCGGGGCGTCCCCACCGCCGAGCGTGTGACCGACGCCGAGCTGGATGCCGCCGAGGCGGCAGCCGCGGCCGAGCAGGACATCGTTACCGAGGATCCGGAGGCATGGCGGAGCCGCACGTTGCAGCTCGCCATCGTCGGCCGACCGAACGTGGGCAAATCGACCCTGCTGAATGCCCTTCTGGGCGAGGAGCGGGTGCTGACCGGGCCGGAAGCGGGCATGACGCGGGACGCGATCACCGCCGATCTGGTTTGGCGGGACCGGCCCCTGCAAATCGTGGACACGGCCGGCATGCGGCGGCGGTCCCGCGTCGAGAACAAGCTGGAGAAGCTGGCGGTGGCCGACGGGCTGCGCGCCGTGCGCCTAGCCAACGTCGTTGTCCTGGTCGTGGACGCCGACGCCATCCTCGACCGCCAGGACCTCGCCATTGCGCGCCTTGTGCTGGACGAGGGCCGCGGGCTGGTGATCGCGGTCAATAAGTGGGACATCGCGACGGACCGCAAGGCGGCGTTGCAGACCCTCAAGGACAAGCTCGAGGCGCAGCTGCCCCAGGCCCGCGGCATCCGCTGGGTGACCTTGTCGGCCCTGCGCGGGCAGCGGCTCGATGCCCTGCTGGAAGCGGTGTTCGACACCTACGAGATCTGGAACCGCCGCATTTCCACGGCCAAGCTCAACCGTTGGCTCAAGTGGGTGACGGACAGCCATCCGCCGCCGTTGGTGGAGGGGCGCCGGATCCGCCTGCGCTACATGACCCAGATCAAGACCCGGCCGCCCACTTTCGCAGCCTGGACGACGCGGCCGGTCGAGCTGCCGGAAACCTATGTGCGCTACATGGTGAACGGTCTGCGCGAGACCTTCGACCTCCCGGGTGTCCCGGTGCGCTTCTACCTGCGCAAGACGAAGAACCCCTTCGCCGACGAGACCTGAGGCGGGCCGAAAGGCGGGCACCCGGCCGTGGCGGAATAGAATCCGCGGCCGCCCGTTCATTCGGATGCGATCCGTCGAGCCGAGGTCCGGTCCCATGCCACCGAAAGCCGCCATTGTGTCCCTGGCCGTCGGGACCGTCCTGCTCGGCGCGTGCGAGATCCACACCTCGGGCGGACCGCAGGTGGCCTACGGCTACGGCAGCGGTTACGGCCGCTACGAGGACTACGGATATGGCCGCAGAAGCCCCTACGGCAGCCCCTTCATGGGTGGTTTCGGGGGCGGCTTCGGGGGTGGCGGCTACGACCGTGGTGCCTACGACCGGAAGACCGGCCGGCCCTGGTGGCAGGGCAACGGCCGGTGCGACGACGCCCGATACAAGACCTCGAACGGCGGCAGCGCCCCGTCGGGATCGGACGAGTACGACTGCCGCAAGCAGGGGCTGGGCGACGGCAAGCGCCCGCCCTATCCGGCCCGCATGCTGCGGCGCTGGTTCTGAGGACCGGCGGCTGGCTTACCCTTTCTTCGGGCTCGCCACCTCGCCATGGCGGGTGCAGGCGGGATCGGCCAAGTCGACGAACAGGTCGGTGATGCTGTCCGGCGGCGGCAGGCTGTCCGGATGTTCGCCGGGGAAGGCCTGGGCGCGCATCTTGGTGCGGATGGCGCCCGGCGACAGCAGGTTGACCCGCAGGTTGGTCTTTTCGGTCTCGGCGGCGTAGATCTTGACCATCATCTCCAACGCGGCCTTCGAGACCGCGTAGACGCCCCAATAGGCCCGCGGCACTTGGCCGGCACCGGATGTGACGAACACCGCGCGCCCGGCGTCGGACGCCCGCAGAAGCGGGTCCAGCGTCCGGATCAGGCGCTGGTTGGCCGACACGTTCACCGTCATCACCTCGTCCCACATCCGGGGTTCGAACTGGGCGATCGGTGTCAGTGCGCCCAGCAGGCCGGCGTTGGCCACCAGGATGTCCAGCCGGCCGAACCGCTGGTGCAGGGCAGGGCCCAGCTTCTCCAGCTCGTCCAGCTTCGACAGGTCCTGCGGGATCAGGGTGGCGGTGCCGCCGGCGGCCCGGATTTCGTCGTCGATCTCCTCCAGCCCGCCGATGGTCCGGGCCATCAGGACGACATGGGCCCCCTCGGCGGCGAGACGTTTGGCGACCGCTGCGCCGATACCGCGTGACGCGCCGGTGATCAGGGCGACGCGCCCTTCGAGCCGCTTTGACATGCCGTTTCCACCCTCCGTTCCGGAAATTGGCGCAGGTCTAGCGGACACTGCGCCCGCCTGTCACCCTCAAGCTGCCCGGACGAAGGGGAACGTCACGATCCCGCCGCGCCCGGCGACCGCAGCGCCAGCCAGAGGCCGGCCGTGGCAATGGCGACCGCCACGCCCAGCCGCAGGGTCAAGGGCTCGCCCAGGAACAGCACGCCCAGAACGGCGGCCGTCACCGGCCCAAGCGCCAGGAACACCGTCACGCGCGTCGGTGTCGTGTGGCGCAGGGCCCAGAGCCACAGGAAATAACCGATGCCGCTGCTCACCCCGATGAACAGCACGGCACGGCTCCACTGGTCAGGATGGTTGCCAGTGTCAGCCTATGTATTTGACTGTGTCAACAAATGGGGCGGCGGGCATGGGGCGGATCCGTCGTCCGGTCCGCCCCGCCGGGTGTTACCGGGCCACCGCCGCGGACAGGGACGAGACCGCCGACTGGCCGGCCGGATCCAGCCAATCCGTCAAGGGGATCGGGTAATCGCCGGTGAAGCAGGCATCGCAGTACCGGGGGGCGACGGGATCGCGGCGGGCTTCGCCGACCGCCCGGTACAGGCCGTCGATCGATACGAAGGCCAAGCTGTCGGCCCCGATGAACTTGCGCATCTCCTCCACCGTCATGCGGTGGGCCAGCAGCTTTTCCTTTTCCGGCGTGTCGATGCCATAGAAGCAGCTGTGCCGGGTCGGCGGACTGGAGATGCGCATGTGCACCTCCGTGGCGCCGGCGCGGCGGACCATGTCGACGATCTTCATCGAGGTCGTGCCGCGCACGATGGAATCGTCCACCAGCACCACGCGCTTGCCCTCGAGGAAGCGGCGGTTGCCATTGTGCTTCAGCTTGACGCCCAGATTGCGGATCTGGTCGGTCGGCTCGATGAAGGTGCGGCCGACATAGTGGTTGCGGATGATGCCGAGTTCGAAGGGGATGCCGCTTTGCGCGGCATAGCCGATCGCAGCCGGCACGCCGCTGTCCGGGACCGGGACGACCACATCGGCGTCGATGCCCGACTCCCTGGCCAGCTCCATCCCGATCTGCTTGCGCACCTCGTAGACGGAGTTGCCCTCCACCACGCTGTCGGGCCGCGCGAAGTAGATGTGTTCAAAGATGCAGAAGCGGCGCGGAGCCGCCTGGAACGGGCGGTGGCTGCGCACACCCTCGCGGGTCAGCACGACCATCTCGCCGGGTTCGACGTCGCGCACGAACTCGGCGCCGATGATGTCGAGCGCGCAGGTCTCGGACGCCAGCACCGGCGCCTGCCCCAGCATGCCGAGCACCAGCGGCCGGACGCCGTTCGGGTCGCGCACCCCGATCACCATGTCCTTGGCCATCGCCACCAGCGAATAGGCGCCCTGGACCTGGCCCAGCGCCTCGATCATGCGGTCGATCACCGTTGCGCCCTTGGCGGTCGCCATCAGGTGCACGATGACCTCGGTGTCGGTGGTGCTCTGGAACAGTGATCCGGCGCGCACCAACCGCTTGCGCAGCATGTAGGCGTTGGTCAGGTTGCCGTTGTGGGCCAGCGCGAAGCCGCCGAACTCCAGATCGGCGTGGAGCGGCTGCACGTTGCGAAGCACCGTCTCGCCGGTGGTGGCGTAACGGACATGGCCGATGGCGGCGTCGCCCCTGAGGGGGGCCATCACCGACTCATCCGAGAAGTTGTCGCCCACCAGGCCAAGGGCCCGGTGGACATGGAACCGTTCGCCGTCGGCGGTCACGATGCCGGCCGCCTCCTGGCCGCGGTGCTGAAGGGCGTGCAAGCCCAGTGCCGCCAATGCCCCGGCCGAGGGGTGGCCGAGGATGCCGAACACCCCGCACTCCTCACGAAGCTTGTCGTCGTCGTATGGATGCGTGGTCAGCATGCCTGCTCCCTCGAATGCCGAACCCATGTGGGTTAGCGCGTGCTTTGGATCAACTGGTCCAGTTGGTTCCGCTCCTGCGACCGATAGCCCGCAGTGGGGGAGGTCGCGGGTACGGATGCGGGGGTGGTC from Azospirillaceae bacterium includes:
- a CDS encoding NADH:ubiquinone oxidoreductase subunit NDUFA12 — its product is MANIADLMDWLNATYIRVFTWRRGVKVGTDPFGNVYYRERKPRKGMRARRWVVYNGEIEASRVPPEWHGWLHYTRDEPLPQNSPFHKPWVKEHLPNPTGSMNAYRPPGHVLKGGQRARATGDYEAWTPE
- a CDS encoding SDR family NAD(P)-dependent oxidoreductase; protein product: MSKRLEGRVALITGASRGIGAAVAKRLAAEGAHVVLMARTIGGLEEIDDEIRAAGGTATLIPQDLSKLDELEKLGPALHQRFGRLDILVANAGLLGALTPIAQFEPRMWDEVMTVNVSANQRLIRTLDPLLRASDAGRAVFVTSGAGQVPRAYWGVYAVSKAALEMMVKIYAAETEKTNLRVNLLSPGAIRTKMRAQAFPGEHPDSLPPPDSITDLFVDLADPACTRHGEVASPKKG
- the purF gene encoding amidophosphoribosyltransferase, with product MLTTHPYDDDKLREECGVFGILGHPSAGALAALGLHALQHRGQEAAGIVTADGERFHVHRALGLVGDNFSDESVMAPLRGDAAIGHVRYATTGETVLRNVQPLHADLEFGGFALAHNGNLTNAYMLRKRLVRAGSLFQSTTDTEVIVHLMATAKGATVIDRMIEALGQVQGAYSLVAMAKDMVIGVRDPNGVRPLVLGMLGQAPVLASETCALDIIGAEFVRDVEPGEMVVLTREGVRSHRPFQAAPRRFCIFEHIYFARPDSVVEGNSVYEVRKQIGMELARESGIDADVVVPVPDSGVPAAIGYAAQSGIPFELGIIRNHYVGRTFIEPTDQIRNLGVKLKHNGNRRFLEGKRVVLVDDSIVRGTTSMKIVDMVRRAGATEVHMRISSPPTRHSCFYGIDTPEKEKLLAHRMTVEEMRKFIGADSLAFVSIDGLYRAVGEARRDPVAPRYCDACFTGDYPIPLTDWLDPAGQSAVSSLSAAVAR
- a CDS encoding PQQ-binding-like beta-propeller repeat protein, with the protein product MSHRTARAEEPRQRPVGARLCATLALATALSGCGITDWFGASEPPPLPGTRIAVLTNQTEINPDPEISSQPVSVPAPEANADWPLVGGTPSHVVGNPALPGTLREVWRVGIGSGSSSSRLLTAQPVVAGGRVYAMDAAYEVSAYEAQTGRRLWAVAVRPERDAGDPRGGGVGFGDGRLYATTGFGEALALDPANGTILWRQKLPAPARSAPTVVGGRLFVVTSDNQLVAMNAADGNRLWVYTGIAEMAGVAGGAAPAVDGSVVVAPFSSGEVVALRAENGRLVWGDSLAAIRRTGAISQLADIVGSPVVGRGLAFAVSHSGRMVAIDVRSGGRAWEHDIGGRDMPWVAGDMLYVMSLNAELVAITRQSGRVRWVRQFDRLERPDRRDLTIQWAGPVMAGGRLWLANTRRELLAVDPAAGETVQTLSLPDAVRIPPVVAGGTMYVLTDGGQLIAYR
- a CDS encoding DUF2155 domain-containing protein, which encodes MNTKAAYLVFASAVAAACWAGVPAAQQRVLEPRPVAVLQGLDKGTARTSTFEVKVGTATRFGSLTVRVEACRQAPPIEPPETAAFLEIWENQPSEPPRRVFSGWMFASSPALSALEHPVYDVWVKDCRNESTTSIPASDGNTART
- a CDS encoding DUF2794 domain-containing protein; the encoded protein is MTQIIHLADFRRPNGRRVYFNRSELTHLLQLYSTRVARGEWRDYAIDHTPGAALFSVFRHSFDKPLFAVAKYPGSGNRAVEYALVVGRRKVRRAGTLAELIEAFERAPHIVTDG
- the der gene encoding ribosome biogenesis GTPase Der, whose amino-acid sequence is MTFRAAILGRPNVGKSTLFNRLAGKRLALVDDTPGVTRDWREAPAHLGGLSFTVVDTAGLEEAFDESLEARMRRQTERALARADVVLLIVDARAGITPMDRHFANWLRKGRVPVVLVANKAEGRAGQAGMLEAFELGLGAPIPISAEHGEGMADLVEALLPFVPKEASEADGAGTDGASASGAPRGVPTAERVTDAELDAAEAAAAAEQDIVTEDPEAWRSRTLQLAIVGRPNVGKSTLLNALLGEERVLTGPEAGMTRDAITADLVWRDRPLQIVDTAGMRRRSRVENKLEKLAVADGLRAVRLANVVVLVVDADAILDRQDLAIARLVLDEGRGLVIAVNKWDIATDRKAALQTLKDKLEAQLPQARGIRWVTLSALRGQRLDALLEAVFDTYEIWNRRISTAKLNRWLKWVTDSHPPPLVEGRRIRLRYMTQIKTRPPTFAAWTTRPVELPETYVRYMVNGLRETFDLPGVPVRFYLRKTKNPFADET
- the aat gene encoding leucyl/phenylalanyl-tRNA--protein transferase, encoding MDITPAILLNAYAHGIFPMAESAASDELHWFDPHLRGILPLDGFHVPRRLRRTVRRQVFEVRCDTAFRAVVEACGAPAPDRPETWINNRIVELYEGLFAMGQAHSVECWQAGELVGGLYGVALGGAFFGESMFSRATDASKVALVHLVARLVAGGYTLLDTQFVTEHLRQFGAIETPRRDYKARLASALQVRAVFPSDAGMEVVDSFLQSLTQTS
- a CDS encoding tetratricopeptide repeat protein, yielding MTADFIREIEEDIRRDRYKRLWDRFGVYIVAVVLVLVAAVAGVSAWRTWQASQAAERTAQLAVLFERAERREDGIADALRAFAQDAEGGAATLARLEEAAVRARAGDVQAAVAIWDGIAANPSLSSAYRDLATLLAAMHQLYSAEPALLAARLGPMDSDIHPYRFSARELLAVLALRQGDTAKAKRILDALAADPQAPEGVRSRAAELSTLHGNPQ
- the mlaD gene encoding outer membrane lipid asymmetry maintenance protein MlaD, translating into MSRNVIETVMGAVVLVVAALFLLFAYRTADIRAVQGYELQAQFGSTGGLQAGADVRISGVKVGSVTGQSLDPQSYLAVVRMNIDPNIKLPVDTVASIRSESLLGGRFLALQPGGDPDMLPPGGRIQYTEAPMDLEDLLGRFIFSAGQPGGQGQGQGQPTPPARPDTETN